A genome region from Tenebrio molitor chromosome 4, icTenMoli1.1, whole genome shotgun sequence includes the following:
- the LOC138129025 gene encoding uncharacterized protein produces MFQTFNDLSKHIEEFHKVCLQKLVFSFSSQQQYEEWVKLEKIDSNYALIRTRHEQNYKQKEYSCNRSDTKGYQKAYTKRTEKSGGTINMRGVCPSRLIVGLLENGEVTVTYQKTHFGHEEGVRAHHLTRTEKEEVVQKLRCGVTTDRILADARKPDKEKLERKHLLNRKDVDYLYRKHNIGKKRDENEMVAVTLKVEEWNTNGQNFAFFFKKPGEKHDLLKDDDFAIGSMNSTMRDKLLNFNNIICMDGTHCTNKKGMDLTIMLVKDDRNAGFPVAFFLSNRLDTQIQEIFLGALRKEIGQNLEPLYFMTDDDPKYYNAWVKTMGNTPRRLLCTWHVVKNWNIQGRAKIKDANMKKEMKGEMKKILNECNEERFKCLSREYFKKLEEANEVDFLKYLKRYYFIDEERIQMWAHCYRRNAGINTNMSVESLNNFLKSNQLKRRTKITIEKLLDSLEELVDIKMWHRILSIERPSAGNYQDRIVIKAHKKAEEMKNTIQIIKEAFGQFKMVRYTKKCAVFGCEDEKSHRHRFPNPRMHLELLMK; encoded by the exons ATGTTCCAGACTTTCAATGATTTAAGCAAGCACATCGAAGAGTTTCACAAGGTATGTTTACAAAAGTTAGTGTTTTCTTTTTCCAGCCAGCAACAATATGAAGAGTGGGTGAAATTGGAGAAGATTGACAGCAATTATGCATTGATCAGGACAAGACatgaacaaaattacaaacaaaaggAGTACAGTTGCAACAGAAGTGATACGAAAG GATATCAAAAAGCCTACACCAAAAGAACAGAAAAATCAGGAGGTACAATTAACATGCGTGGTGTTTGCCCTTCAAGATTAATAGTGGGATTGTTAGAAAATG GTGAAGTTACAGTGACTTACCAAAAAACACATTTCGGCCATGAAGAAGGAGTACGGGCTCATCATTTAACACGAACAGAAAAAGAAGAGGTTGTGCAGAAGTTGAGATGTGGTGTTACAACTGACAGGATTTTGGCAGATGCAAGGAAACCAGACAAGGAAAAACTTGAGAGAAAACATTTGCTAAACAGAAAGGACGTGGATTATTTATACAGGAAGCACAATATTGGAAAGAAGAGGGATGAGAATGAAATGGTAGCAGTCACACTGAAGGTTGAAGAATGGAATACAAATGgtcaaaattttgctttttttttcaaaaaaccag GAGAGAAGCATGACTTATTAAAGGACGACGATTTTGCTATAGGTTCCATGAATTCTACAATGAGAGACAAACTATTAAACTTCAACAATATAATATGTATGGATGGGACACATTGCACAAACAAAAAAGGGATGGATTTGACAATAATGCTGGTGAAGGATGACAGAAATGCAGGATTTCCAGTGGCTTTCTTTTTATCGAACAGATTAGACACCCAAattcaagaaatttttttaggaGCACTCCGGAAAGAAATTGGACAGAACCTGGAACCACTATATTTTATGACAGATGATGATCCAAAATATTATAATGCATGGGTGAAGACAATGGGAAATACACCAAGAAGATTATTATGCACATGGCATGTGGTGAAGAATTGGAATATTCAGGGAAGAGCCAAAATTAAAGATGCTAACATGAAAAAGGAAATGAAAGGAGAAATGAAGAAGATTTTGAATGAATGCAATGAGGAGAGGTTTAAATGCTTATCAagagaatattttaaaaaactagaAGAAGCTAATGAAGTGGATTTCTTGAAGTACTTAAAAAG aTACTACTTTATAGATGAGGAGAGAATTCAGATGTGGGCCCATTGTTATAGAAGAAATGCTGGAATTAATACGAACATGTCAGTGGAGagtttgaacaattttttgaagagcAATCAGCTAAAGAGGAGGACTAAAATCAcaattgaaaaacttttgGACAGTTTGGAGGAGCTAGTTGACATCAAGATGTGGCACCGGATTTTGAGCATTGAGAGGCCAAGTGCAGGGAATTATCAAGATAGGATTGTTATCAAGGCGCATAAAAAGGCAGAAGAAATGAAGAACACTATACAGATAATTAAAGAAGCTTTTGGACAATTTAAG ATGGTGcgatacacaaaaaaatgtgcCGTATTTGGATGTGAAGATGAGAAATCTCACAGGCATCGTTTTCCCAATCCTCGAATGCATTTGGAATTATTGATGAAATAG